One stretch of Candidatus Bathyarchaeia archaeon DNA includes these proteins:
- a CDS encoding alcohol dehydrogenase catalytic domain-containing protein encodes MTVRLDLDYRAAVLIGSRDVRIERLRMKNLEDDEVVVKVSCCTLCPTDVRKYLGYTEIPGPLILGHEISGTVAYPGRRAEKFREGDSVTVMSIISCGYCRYCVLGMPELCDHLVGLGGSAGPLQRYRILFEEKGWGGGLAEYIKVPQKIVVKLMEGVPARNASLVEPFANVLKGQQACDPSPTQVEVIFGGGPIGILHLIAAKALGVNKVILVEPYQDRRMIALEYGASHVIDPEEEDPVERVRELTDGVGADIVIVATGWSAEAKCTELAVELAAKGGRVNIFAATHPQTMLHIDPNLIHYKELKILGSFEHHPIHYYEAMELISSKKIDFDKIVYPRVPLEKVAEAFELYGKPGSMKVAVEP; translated from the coding sequence TTGACCGTAAGGTTGGACCTGGATTATAGGGCGGCTGTCCTAATAGGTTCTAGGGATGTGCGGATAGAAAGGCTACGGATGAAGAACTTGGAGGACGATGAGGTTGTCGTCAAGGTTTCATGCTGCACTCTGTGCCCGACCGATGTCAGGAAGTATTTAGGATATACGGAGATTCCTGGACCCTTAATCTTGGGGCATGAAATTAGCGGAACCGTTGCATACCCGGGTAGAAGGGCGGAGAAGTTTAGGGAGGGAGACTCCGTCACCGTCATGTCCATAATCTCCTGTGGATATTGTAGATACTGTGTTCTCGGTATGCCCGAGCTATGCGACCACCTGGTAGGATTAGGAGGAAGCGCCGGCCCCTTACAGCGGTACCGAATATTGTTCGAGGAGAAAGGCTGGGGGGGCGGATTAGCCGAATACATTAAAGTGCCCCAGAAAATCGTGGTCAAGTTAATGGAAGGCGTCCCAGCGAGGAACGCCAGCTTAGTTGAACCCTTCGCAAACGTTTTGAAGGGTCAGCAGGCCTGTGACCCATCCCCCACTCAGGTTGAAGTCATATTCGGGGGAGGTCCGATAGGAATTCTTCACCTCATCGCCGCTAAGGCCCTGGGGGTTAACAAGGTAATCCTGGTGGAGCCCTACCAAGATCGTAGAATGATCGCCTTGGAATATGGGGCCTCCCATGTGATAGACCCAGAGGAGGAAGATCCTGTGGAGAGGGTTCGAGAGCTCACAGATGGCGTAGGCGCTGACATTGTGATCGTGGCGACTGGTTGGAGTGCTGAGGCGAAGTGTACCGAGCTGGCCGTTGAGCTGGCGGCGAAAGGTGGCCGCGTAAACATATTCGCCGCCACGCATCCTCAGACCATGCTTCATATAGACCCAAACCTCATCCACTACAAGGAGTTGAAGATCTTAGGATCCTTCGAGCATCACCCTATCCACTACTACGAGGCCATGGAACTTATCTCCTCCAAGAAAATAGACTTCGACAAAATCGTCTACCCACGTGTGCCATTGGAGAAGGTGGCGGAGGCGTTCGAGCTTTACGGTAAGCCCGGATCCATGAAGGTGGCCGTTGAGCCTTAG
- a CDS encoding heptaprenylglyceryl phosphate synthase codes for MTPWSEWKHITKLDPDKRNTRSLVAAVMESGTDAIMVSGTQDVTPGKVDYLLRLLKDSPKPVVLEPSHKDLVRFDVDYVFVPMVLNATERWWFIEAHRDWLRRSLLEAGSRDWEKIVCEAYIVLNQDSAVARVTKSDTNLEDEDVIAYALFADRLLRVPIVYLEYSGRYGDPRLVAKVKRSMGQAALFYGGGIDSMERALEMSRHATIIVGNVVYEDLGRYLSTIV; via the coding sequence ATGACTCCTTGGAGCGAATGGAAGCATATAACCAAGCTTGACCCAGACAAGAGAAATACGCGCTCTCTAGTAGCCGCTGTGATGGAAAGTGGAACAGACGCCATCATGGTCAGCGGCACCCAGGATGTTACACCGGGAAAGGTTGATTACCTGTTGAGGTTATTGAAGGATAGTCCGAAACCTGTGGTGTTGGAGCCGTCTCATAAGGATTTGGTGAGGTTTGATGTGGACTATGTGTTCGTTCCCATGGTGTTAAACGCCACGGAGCGGTGGTGGTTTATTGAGGCCCATAGGGATTGGCTAAGGCGCTCTCTTCTGGAAGCGGGTAGCCGTGACTGGGAGAAGATTGTGTGCGAAGCCTACATTGTTTTGAACCAAGATTCCGCTGTCGCCAGGGTCACTAAATCCGACACAAACCTTGAGGATGAAGATGTAATCGCTTACGCCTTGTTCGCTGACCGGTTACTGAGGGTCCCCATCGTGTACTTAGAATACAGCGGCAGATATGGGGATCCTAGGTTGGTGGCGAAGGTGAAGCGGTCGATGGGTCAGGCGGCGTTGTTTTACGGGGGTGGAATCGACTCCATGGAGAGGGCTTTGGAAATGTCAAGGCATGCCACCATCATCGTCGGCAATGTGGTTTACGAGGATTTGGGGAGATATCTGTCCACCATCGTGTAG
- a CDS encoding hydroxyacid dehydrogenase — protein sequence MLVCDPIDREGLEALKAEGVDVVYEPEIDRKALKTRVEEFEGIVVRSRTKVDREIIDAARNLRVIGRVGVGLDNIDVEYAEVKGIKIVSSPDAPTTSVAELTVALMLSVLRSIPYVDAEMKKGNWPKGSILGFELSGKTVGVVGAAGRIGFEVAKILRNGFNVRVIGFDIVDLKEKAKLIGMEVAQTLDQLLSESDIVTLHIPYTAKTHHLIDRSRIQAMKDGAVLINTSRGDIIDGIAVLEALKRGKLSGVGLDVYHREPPIDGWERELIGLPDGRSVCTCHIGSQTLEAQRKASKTVFEEILKALKAG from the coding sequence GTGTTGGTGTGTGATCCAATCGACAGGGAAGGGTTAGAAGCCTTGAAAGCGGAGGGTGTAGATGTGGTTTATGAGCCTGAAATCGATCGTAAAGCCTTGAAAACACGGGTTGAAGAGTTTGAAGGCATTGTCGTTCGAAGTCGCACCAAGGTAGATCGGGAGATCATAGACGCGGCTCGGAACCTGAGGGTGATAGGTCGGGTAGGGGTTGGTTTGGATAACATCGATGTGGAATACGCTGAGGTTAAGGGTATAAAAATTGTTTCATCACCAGACGCCCCGACAACCAGCGTTGCCGAGCTGACGGTGGCGTTGATGCTCTCTGTGTTAAGAAGCATACCCTATGTGGACGCTGAGATGAAGAAGGGAAACTGGCCTAAGGGAAGTATTTTGGGGTTTGAGCTCTCGGGCAAGACGGTTGGTGTTGTGGGGGCTGCGGGTCGGATTGGGTTTGAGGTGGCGAAAATATTGAGGAATGGCTTCAACGTCAGGGTAATCGGATTCGATATAGTGGATCTAAAGGAGAAGGCTAAGCTCATCGGGATGGAGGTCGCTCAAACCCTGGACCAACTCTTGTCAGAGTCAGATATAGTTACCTTACACATTCCTTACACGGCTAAAACCCATCACCTCATAGACCGTTCGAGGATCCAGGCTATGAAGGATGGAGCCGTGCTAATCAACACCTCTCGAGGAGATATCATAGACGGCATTGCAGTCCTTGAGGCTTTAAAGCGGGGTAAGCTTTCAGGCGTCGGCCTAGATGTCTACCATAGGGAGCCTCCCATCGATGGATGGGAGAGAGAGCTTATAGGACTACCTGATGGCCGCTCTGTATGTACATGCCACATCGGCTCCCAAACTTTGGAGGCTCAGAGGAAAGCTTCCAAAACAGTCTTCGAGGAAATCCTTAAAGCGTTGAAGGCAGGTTAA
- a CDS encoding QueT transporter family protein, whose protein sequence is MRFKSIKEAALSFVFAALYVVAVVALAPISFTVFQVRVGDALLPLAIMFGWPSVMGLTVGAAVANIFGGLGPVDIIGGSLANFLATWLGWKVSRRGFRNGWILALTLQVMLVTAIVGSYLSLLLSIPVAFSILGVFIGSVIAIGILGSLLLAALSRPVITRTLQALGVKVYLKER, encoded by the coding sequence TTGAGGTTTAAGTCCATCAAAGAAGCAGCTTTAAGCTTTGTTTTCGCCGCGCTGTACGTTGTAGCTGTCGTGGCTTTGGCCCCAATCAGCTTCACCGTATTCCAAGTCAGAGTTGGAGACGCCTTACTCCCTCTCGCCATAATGTTCGGGTGGCCCTCTGTGATGGGTTTAACGGTGGGGGCCGCCGTGGCAAACATCTTCGGAGGGCTGGGCCCCGTCGACATAATAGGCGGTTCGCTAGCCAATTTTCTCGCTACATGGCTAGGTTGGAAGGTTAGTCGAAGAGGCTTCCGAAATGGATGGATCCTCGCATTAACCCTCCAAGTGATGTTGGTGACCGCGATCGTGGGAAGCTATCTTAGCCTCCTTTTATCCATCCCAGTAGCATTCTCGATACTCGGTGTATTCATTGGAAGCGTCATAGCCATCGGTATATTAGGATCTCTCTTATTAGCGGCGCTCTCTAGACCTGTGATAACAAGGACCCTGCAAGCCCTCGGCGTAAAAGTATATCTAAAAGAGAGGTAA
- a CDS encoding DUF460 domain-containing protein, translating into MSSLYGSLGKALAVVGVDPGMTLGVAALDLSMNPIYVRSFKPVVLEAAVRELSGKCRPILIASDVREAPEAVKKIAAMFDAGLFTPKRNLSVQEKGEILEEYLKDRPHLRSILDEHSSDALSSALKAFKSFKNRFQKIDEFFNFLSSRDFQDRVKADVLRGCSLNRALRRALLEEASSLEDDSRPMVVKMDVGEELRNIRRRMLEGEEALRKLQMENLKLRSRLKEALAESEKLRSSQAEWRRDFSERLLKDSAYMNQVREIQALRKRLQLAEAKVESLTSTLKRLDKIREVGKAGDLILLKPIQHFTEEGVEDAIRRMGIKPGDPLFILNAAGGGPSTAKRLVELRPKFIILGTGMSHNAEDVLTGNGIPLLSLREVEVKYIDDMPAVSRKAVWENLRSRGLDSNLL; encoded by the coding sequence GTGAGCAGTTTGTATGGGTCTTTAGGTAAGGCTTTAGCGGTAGTGGGCGTCGACCCTGGGATGACGCTTGGTGTGGCCGCCCTGGATTTATCGATGAACCCAATCTACGTGAGAAGTTTTAAGCCGGTTGTCTTGGAAGCGGCTGTAAGAGAGCTTTCAGGGAAATGCAGGCCCATTTTAATCGCTTCAGATGTGAGGGAGGCGCCTGAAGCTGTTAAAAAGATAGCTGCCATGTTCGATGCAGGCCTCTTCACGCCTAAAAGAAACCTTTCAGTTCAGGAGAAGGGAGAGATCCTCGAGGAGTACTTGAAGGATAGGCCTCATTTGAGGAGTATCCTGGACGAACACTCCTCAGACGCCCTTTCCTCAGCCTTAAAAGCCTTCAAAAGCTTTAAGAACAGGTTTCAGAAGATCGACGAGTTCTTTAACTTTCTTTCCTCAAGAGATTTTCAGGATCGGGTGAAGGCTGATGTGTTAAGGGGTTGTAGCCTCAACAGGGCTTTGAGGAGGGCCTTATTGGAGGAGGCGTCCAGCTTGGAGGACGACAGTCGCCCCATGGTTGTGAAGATGGATGTCGGAGAGGAGTTGAGAAACATTCGCCGAAGGATGTTGGAGGGCGAAGAGGCTTTGAGGAAGTTGCAGATGGAAAACTTGAAGTTAAGGTCTAGGCTTAAAGAAGCCCTAGCGGAGAGTGAGAAGTTGAGATCGAGTCAAGCGGAGTGGAGAAGAGACTTCTCAGAGAGGCTTCTCAAAGACTCAGCTTACATGAACCAGGTGAGGGAGATTCAGGCTTTGAGGAAGAGACTTCAATTGGCTGAGGCGAAGGTGGAATCTCTCACCTCCACGTTGAAGCGTTTGGATAAGATCAGGGAGGTGGGGAAGGCAGGTGACCTAATCTTATTAAAGCCCATTCAACACTTCACCGAGGAAGGAGTCGAGGATGCGATACGTAGAATGGGCATTAAACCCGGCGATCCTCTCTTTATTTTAAACGCGGCGGGAGGTGGACCGTCGACGGCCAAACGGCTGGTGGAGCTAAGGCCGAAGTTCATCATCCTGGGAACGGGCATGTCCCATAACGCGGAGGATGTGTTGACGGGAAACGGAATCCCCCTCCTCTCCCTCCGTGAGGTTGAAGTCAAATATATAGATGACATGCCAGCGGTTTCCCGGAAGGCGGTGTGGGAGAACCTGAGGTCAAGGGGGTTGGATTCAAACCTTCTTTAA
- a CDS encoding lysylphosphatidylglycerol synthase transmembrane domain-containing protein — translation MESLLAKRRFGPVLFYCVGLGLYAALIRFTGVEAFWSVLRRLSTILLLQILAIDLCFYVVKTIRWKVILGVSGVEVGFSDALAATLMGYMASMSLPIRMGELYRCYALKRLNPHATISKALSSVVVEGFLDAVVIIGLLAFSLTAMKANRAIPIIMLVPLMLGVVIASIRVSKAWGVGLKTFRRVLQAAPASLRKRIEAFISSFMEGLSLPFSSVKVCCVLFGLSTCAWTISLTYSWIILEQLGFHLGPVRLIAGMMAFQLSLTAPSPPGYVGSFEAYWSAIYAALGLGFLEALRLGVSYHFFSVLGSFALGGLGLLISRLAPTLKRVREGSTFKEGLNPTPLTSGSPTPPSGKPLACHLYI, via the coding sequence ATGGAATCTTTGTTAGCGAAGAGAAGGTTCGGGCCTGTCCTCTTTTACTGCGTTGGATTAGGCCTGTACGCGGCGTTAATCCGATTCACAGGCGTGGAGGCTTTCTGGAGCGTGTTGAGGAGGCTTTCAACCATCCTCCTTCTACAAATATTGGCTATTGATCTGTGCTTCTACGTCGTTAAAACCATACGGTGGAAGGTAATTCTCGGCGTAAGCGGGGTGGAGGTAGGATTCTCGGACGCTTTGGCGGCCACATTGATGGGTTACATGGCTTCGATGAGTCTACCAATTAGGATGGGGGAGCTTTATCGATGCTACGCGTTGAAAAGGCTTAACCCTCACGCTACTATCTCCAAGGCCCTGAGCAGCGTGGTGGTGGAGGGGTTTTTAGACGCTGTCGTCATTATAGGTCTGCTTGCATTCTCCCTCACCGCCATGAAGGCAAATCGAGCCATTCCTATCATCATGTTAGTACCTTTAATGCTAGGGGTTGTCATAGCCTCAATCCGGGTGTCAAAGGCGTGGGGGGTTGGATTGAAGACTTTCCGCAGGGTTCTCCAAGCAGCTCCAGCTTCATTGAGGAAGAGGATTGAAGCCTTTATCTCCTCGTTCATGGAGGGGCTGAGCCTACCGTTCTCCAGCGTTAAGGTGTGTTGCGTTCTCTTTGGTTTGTCCACCTGCGCGTGGACAATTTCATTGACGTATTCTTGGATCATCTTGGAACAGCTTGGGTTTCACCTCGGCCCGGTGAGGTTGATCGCTGGGATGATGGCGTTTCAACTCTCATTAACGGCGCCCTCTCCCCCCGGTTATGTAGGATCCTTCGAAGCGTATTGGTCGGCGATCTACGCTGCTTTAGGGTTGGGCTTCTTAGAGGCTTTAAGGCTTGGAGTATCCTATCATTTCTTCAGCGTACTTGGATCATTCGCCTTAGGGGGATTAGGCCTCCTTATTTCAAGGCTGGCGCCTACATTGAAACGCGTTAGGGAGGGATCAACATTTAAAGAAGGTTTGAATCCAACCCCCTTGACCTCAGGTTCTCCCACACCGCCTTCCGGGAAACCGCTGGCATGTCATCTATATATTTGA